A stretch of DNA from Plectropomus leopardus isolate mb unplaced genomic scaffold, YSFRI_Pleo_2.0 unplaced_scaffold4957, whole genome shotgun sequence:
catcactcatTCACAGCTCTGATGTCATCATCACAGCCATGATCCATTAATAACTGATAACTAATCAATAACTTTGTGTCTTCTTCTCTCCGTCAGATTCCTGTCAGCTCACAGTCgacacaaacacagtaaacaacaaactcaaactgtccaaaaacaacagagaggtgACGTATGTGTCAGAGGATCAGTCATATCCTGATCATCCAGACAGATTTGACTACTGGCCTCAGCTGCTGTGTAGAACTGGTCTGACTGGTCGCTGTTACTGGGAGGTCGAGTGGAGAGGAGGAGTTGATATATCAGTGAGTTACAGACGaatcagcaggagaggagacagtGGAGACTGTTTGTTTGGACTGAACGATCAGTCCTGGAGTCTGATCTGCTCTGATGGTGGATACACTGTCTGTCACATTAAGAGAAAAACacccatcacctcctcctcctcctcctctgtctctggtAGAGTAGCAGTGTATGTGGACTGTCCTGCTGGCTCTCTGTCCTTCTTCAGAGTCTCCTCTGACTCTCTGATCCACCTCCACACCTTCAGCACCACATTCACTGAACCTCTTTATCCTGGCTTTGGGCTCTGGTCCTGGTCTCCTGGttcctcagtgtctctgtgtcctctggaGGACAGACAGTCTCCTGTCAGTGATCACAGAGTTCAGTGTGTTGAGGATCACAGCTGATGGGAGGTCCCAGACTGTGTAGGATGTGAGTTTTACCTGAGGGAGGCGCTAGAGGACAGATGATGGACCCATGAAGGTCCTGAAGAAGCATCAGTGTGTAAACTCTCGTATAGACTTTGATCCTCTTCAGAAGAAAAACCCTAAAACCATCAGAGTTAGCCAGCCTCTCCAGCACTCAGCCATTTTTGGGTATTTTCCTGAAGTAGCTTCTTATTGGCCTTCAACATCATTTGTGCTGTTTGAAATTCCTCCATAAGTGTAAATATGAATAGTTTAGTAAGAATAATGAGTCAGTGTGATCTAGATCTCCCACAGTGTGAATGACTGCTTTCTGTTTTGGACAACAGAAAGTGAATGTCATCAACTTTTGTAGTTGTTGCCCCAATTCAaatctgtattttgttgttttcatgtttaatgtGAGATTTCCTGCTAACTCTATCATCTACTGTCCCACCAACAAATGTCTTCATCGGCTCTTTGAATTTCAGCCCCATCTGTTCTCTCAGCaggaatattttcattgtttctgtaaatgtgGCTTCCAAATAAATATTATCGGTCTCAATAAGTACTAAATATGGATATCTACATTTCCTCTGCCACAGTTATCAGATACTTGGACTTTACTGCAGGATTTCCACGTTGTGCTACTTGATGGTCGTCCTCGGCGACATCTCAGAGGTTCCTGCTGGACTTCTgactgcatttatctgacagcttcaCACACTTCACAGATGGAAGtctgtgcacgcacacacagctgtttcaCCTGGCTCAGTACACCTGGAGCTCTGTGGGGAATTATGGGATGTCACCAGTGAGCTCATAGGTGGGTGATTAGCCCCGCCCCCAGCAGGTGTGAGCAGATCAGCAAAGTGGAGAGATGAACGAAGCCTCTGTCAGGTCGGTCTGCGGCTGCGGTCCAATACCTGTTTTTGTTCAGGAAGGTTCCTCACTGAGTGAGATGACCCCGAAGCATCTGAGCGGCTGACCATGCTGCTGAGTTATCAGTGGATTATTGGTGCTTTGAATCAATATTTCAGTCTTTGTCGGAAATAATGGGTCCACAAGGACGCTGGCAGGGAAGCTGCTCCACCCGGTGTTGCCAACTTGGCCACTTAATTTGTCAAAAGCGACCAGCGACAAATCTAGCGACTTTTTTCTAGTAATCTTGGGAATGATTGTGGGGACAAAGTAAATCTAGCGACTTGTAATGACAAAGCTTCAGCCAAAAGCTTCTAACACATCCCGCTCCACGGTTTACATTACAACTGAGCTCACGAGAGCCGAGTACAGCGAGGGCGGCtgccgtctcctcctctccactcaCACAGCACCCATGCAGCCAGTCTGACCAGCAGCCCCGCAGTCCCGACCTGCAGCGGACTTGAACCGCTCTGAGAGCTGCCGGCCCTGCAGACGAATCACATGTGT
This window harbors:
- the LOC121939512 gene encoding stonustoxin subunit alpha-like, which encodes CVFFSPSDSCQLTVDTNTVNNKLKLSKNNREVTYVSEDQSYPDHPDRFDYWPQLLCRTGLTGRCYWEVEWRGGVDISVSYRRISRRGDSGDCLFGLNDQSWSLICSDGGYTVCHIKRKTPITSSSSSSVSGRVAVYVDCPAGSLSFFRVSSDSLIHLHTFSTTFTEPLYPGFGLWSWSPGSSVSLCPLEDRQSPVSDHRVQCVEDHS